The genome window TGCCCATCCTTCAGTGTAAATAGGTAGAAATGTTTGTTCTGCTTGTCATAGTAAGCATCCAAAATCAAGTAGGCATAAGCATTGTCACTCGATACTCCAAAAACATTCCATTTGACACTTTTCTGAGAGACTGTTGTAGTTTCTAATTTTTTGATTAGTTCATTTTTTTCATCAAAGTTTGCATGCTCTAGTCTATGATAGGACTGCCCCATAGAAGAAGCCCAGCTTGCAAACTCTTCCTCCCACTTTTCAGTATTGTATTGAATTAGCTTCTGAAAACCCAAGTAATTCTTCATAATCAAGGCTTGATCAGTCGGATTAGATAACTCAAGTTCTTCCATGGCTGCAACTGTAGCAGCCATAGGTGACTGAACAGTTGTATCCTTGGATTCTTTTTCGTGCGAAAGAGCCTTTTGATAGGAATCTGCTAAATAGTGAAAATAGTTGGTTGTCTCCTTGGTTTGTTGCTCCCTTGGTATGGACGGACTAGTTGCTCCATCCTCTGTCGTTTTATGGCAGGCAGATAAGACTAGCATGCTAGTAGCTAGGACTAGTAGTAGCTTTTTCATGGTCAGACCTCCAAACTATCTTTCTACCTTCATTATACTCCTTCCCTATCTCCAAATCAAAAAACATCTCCATGTATTTAAAAGGAGATGTTTAACTGTTTGTGATAAATGCCTAGCCTATGTCGTATAAATCGTCGATGCGGTCGCAATAGTGTGCCACTGGTTGGCTGTTGTGGCTGCGAAGTCCTTGTCTGCGTAGAAGTCAGTAAATGGTAGGATTTCAACTTCTAGCTCGTCGATGCGGTCAATCTGCCCTGCCAGATAAGCCTCGATACGACTTTCTGCTCGTTTGATACGTTGCAAGAGTCCGCCCATACGGATATCGACTGTATCCAAGCCAAAGACCTTGTTTTCTTTCAACCATTGACGGCTAAAGAGGGCATGGAATTGTTCAATCTCGCTTCTGAGTTTTGGTAATTCTTGTCTGGCGATTTCTTGCAGACTTTCTTTATCGTTTGTTTGGTAGGCCTGACGAATGCGTCGTCCCACATCCACTTTACTGCTTAAAATCTGGTTCAACTGAGCCTGTGTTTCAAAGAGATAAGCATAATTTCCTGCTTTTTCTTTAATTTCAGCAAGCGTCTCAGCAGCCTGAGCGAAGTGCGGTTTGTCCTGTTCAGGTGTCATGTGTCTGTCAAGAATCGGGCAAAGAACATCCTGATAAAAGACATAGCGGTTGGGATTGATACCACTGAGATTGCCTGGCAAGTCTGGCAAGAGATTGGCAAGGTCAATCTGCACAAAGTCCTCAACTGACAGACCTGTATTGGTCTTGAAGTGAGCAGACAAACGGTCTAGGTCATTGCGGTAGCTGAGTTCTGCCCAGATTTGCAGACTTGGTAGAATAGAGAACTGGGCAGTTTCTCCACCATTGTCCCCCCAACCCGTTACAATGACTTCTTTGATGTCATTAGCACGACAGGATTTGTTGGCTTCAAGAGCAATAAGACGGCTGAAATGGTTGTTGGGTGTGAAACCGATCCACTTCCAAGCACCACCTGCAAAGGCAAGGTCATGGCTAATCTTGTGATGGTTGCGGAAATTGCGGTTGTATTTTTCCTCGCTATCCTGATAATAATCCCAGTAAACCAAAGTTACACGGTCTTTGAGACGGTCTAGGTAGACACGAGTTTCCTCTGGAATTTTCACATCACGGTCGTACTGGCCATCCGCTGACATGAGTTTGAAGAACATATCACTCCACATCTGGCAGTGGAAACCATACTTGTCTGCAATATCTAGCACGCGCTCCAAGTGTTGACACATGAGGAGACTACGATCTACAACGCCGTTCAAGATAAGGTAGCGTCCCAAACCAACCAAGTGGGCTTCATCCATCCCGATATTGACCTTGCGAGTCTGCAGTTTAGATAGAGTGGCAAACATGCCATCAATCAGGTCATACACCTTTTCTTCGCCGATAAGGAGAATATCCTCCACATCACGGAGTTCTTGCACTTCCTTAACGCCCCATTTGACGAAGGCCGACAAGTGGGCCAAGGTCTGGATGCAAGGCACAAAGGTCATGTCAAACTGCTGGGCGTAGGCTTCTATTTCCTGCAACTCCTCTGCTGAATAGGCGCCACGGAAGTAACCAAAGTAAGGTTGCCCCTCAATCTGATAGGTGTCTTCCATGTAAAGTTCAAAGGTTGAGTAGCCCATGAGAGCCAAGACCTCAATCATCTGCTTGGCAGAAGCCACATTCAGAACCGCATTTCGAGAACAGTCTGCCATGTAGGCCAAATCTTCATAAGCTGCCTGCTCCTCAATCGCTACTTTATCACCTTCTACTAGAGCTGTTGCCAATAAGGACAAGGTGCGGTAAAGTTGGTGAGGTTTGTGATAAGTCAGTTGATAGTGGCCTCCCTCACCCTTGATAGAGATAGAGGCTTGGTCAGACTGAGCGACTGCAACTTCCACATCTGGTAAAGAGATATACTTTGTCAGTAAGTCGATTGCCTGAGTTTGTTTGGGACTAAGTCCTGTAAATGTCACCATTGGTTTTCCTCCTGTAGCCAGTTGACAAGGGCACCGTAGAGATTGGCATCTGCATGATAGGTGCAGGCTTGGATGACAGGTGCGACCGTGTATTCTTCGTAGGTTTCGACAAATTCATCGACAGCCTTTTTGACACCTTGGATGAAGTCTGGATTTTGGCTAATAGAGCCTCCCAGACTAATGACATCTGGGTCGATGAGATACTGAATATTGAGCAAACCTTGCGCCAGATTACGGTTCATGCGCAAAATAGCTTCTTGACAAAGAGCATTACCAGCTGCGGCCTCTTGGTAAATCTTGCGTCCGTCCCAGTCAGTCTGACCAGATTTTTCAATCACGTATCGCACCATATTTCCAGTTGACGCTAGTTGCGACCAGTTGTTGAGCTTTTCTGCTGGTGCAATGGTTGTCATGTAGCCAAACTCTCCTCCCAAGCCGTGGCGACCTCGGTGAAGCTTGCCATTGATAATCATGGCGCCGCCGATTCCTGTACCAATCACGACACAGGCTGCATTTTCAATTTCTGGGTGAGCTAGCAATTCACTAAGCCCAACACAGTTGGCATCATTTTCTAGATGGACAGGTAGCTGATGATGAGCAAGTGCCTCATACCAAGAAAAGCCATGAATATAAGGTACGGCACTGATTCCCTCAATCACACCTGTTTCTTGATTAACCGCGCCTGGAACGCTCATAGCAATGCCCTTATAATCTTGTTCTGCCAAGCGTTGGTCTAGCCAAGTCAGTAAAGACTCCAAGTTTTCTGGCGTCGGAGTACTTGTCTTATCTAGTATTTTTCCATCAGGAGTTAGACTAGCAAATTTTATACCGGTCCCTCCGATATCAATGGTTGCAATGGTCATTGTTCTTTACCGTAAAAAGGGGCGAATCAGTAGTTAGTCCTTACTCTTTCGCCCCTCCTTTCTATCTCATAGTATTAGTTATCAAACACTTTAAAACTGTTAAATGTCTTCTTTTTTGATTAATTCTGTGCGAATCTCTTGTGGTGCTAAGAGTCCTGAATGAACTGGATATGGTCGCTCAAGCAAATCCAAAATGGTTTGTTGGTGTTCTGATATGCGCACATTTTCTTGACTCATATTGTAGTAACGGAGGACATATCCTTCTTCATTTTCAGCTACCTTAAAGGCTGTTGGGCAGACTTGTGGCAAGCTGAGCGCCGCATGGCTCAAAAGGCTACCAGTCGCTGCAACACTTCCTTCTTGTTTAGCAACTTGAAGACTAGTGAATGGTGTTTGGAAGGCTTTGGCACGACGGAAGGCTGAGAATCGTTCTTGTGCTTGGTGGCATTCGAGAGCAAACTCAACTTCAAACTCACGCAAGCATTGAGCCTCTGGTGTTGGGAAGTAACCCCAGTCACCTAGCTCACCTGATGCACGAAGAATGGTCACTGCAATGGTGTCATCTCCAAGGATTTCATACTCGTGCAATCCTTTATTGGCCACTGTCACCCCTTTTTCATCATCATACAGACTGACAAAGGCTTGTTGGTGTTGAGGATTTTCAGGATTTTCCCATGAAGCCGCTGGTTTATTTGGTCGTGTCACCACCTCATAAATGCTTTCAGAATCATTGCTTGGACGTGTGTTATGAGTCTTGACCAAGAGACGGATACGGTGGTCCTTAGCGGTGTTGGTAAAGCGAGTCTTGAAGCGGATTTGAGGATTGTCAACAAAGACGGTCATCTCTGTTTCCAGAAGAATGCTTGTCAGTTCATCTGAACGTCCAGCTTCACGCGTCATAAACTCAATGATGCCTCTTTGTTCCGCATCCAGTTTTTCATCTGCACTTACTGGAATTGTCAATTCATGCTTGAGCAAGATCTTGGCAAAACGAGCTGTATTTTCCAAGACCTCATATCCTTTCAGCTCGGCGTAGATAGGCTCTGTTCCTTTTGGTTGGAAGTAGATATACTCATTTCCGATATCACCACGGTCTTCAAAGCGAACAACATCTTCATACGCTTCATGAGTTGTCTTGTCGTAGACTGTGATATTTTCATCCACACTGACCGTTACAAATGGCGTATCAATCACTCCATTTTGGTAAATACCGTCACGGTGTTCCTGTTCTCCTTCGAGCAATTGGAAGGTTGTCCAAGAAAGTGGTGCCAGATGAACAGGTACTGTCACGCGCACTTGTCGAGCGATACGAGCCTGACGGAACTTGTCTTTTGGCAAATCATACTCAAAGTTAGCTCCCAGATCTTCGATTTTCGCTTCTACAGCATGCCCTTCTAAGTCTTCGACACGGTAGCACGGCAAGGTCAAGGCTGCCATCTTCTTATAGCCTTCTGTTGGGTGCAATTCTTTGAAATCACAAGTCGCCACATCAATCACTGTGCTGACCGTATCAACCTTGTCATGCAAGCCTGTGTTAATGACGGTAAAGAGATGGTCGCTTTGGGCTTCGTGGGTTGCGATTTTACCCTTCCACTCGTTGAGAAGATTGGTTTTAACGAAATTTCCGACTTGGTTGACCTTGGCAAAACGTGTCTCCATCTCACGGTGAACCTCGTCCACGCTACAGCCACAGATACTGTCATGTGGCGCATTTTGTAGAAGGACTTTCCAAGCATAGGTCAACTGGTCCTTATGGTTGTGCCCGCCAGTGATGACAGTCAATGGCTCCACTACTTGTTCTAGGAGATTGCTATTTTCTTGGAAGGCTTGTTTGAGGTAAATGCGTGATGAGGAAGTGTTGGCAAGCGTGTACCAACCATCTGTTTCCTGACTTGTCAACTCACCTATAACCGTTGATAGTTGCTCCGGCAGAGCACTTTCTACTGCGTGGATATAGTCATCAAATGAACTATGCACAAAGGTCACATCTGGGAAGAGTTCATTTGCCACACGAATAGCTTCGCTCAGATTTCGCTGTACAGGCTGGTGGTCACATCCGTTCATCATCAACCATTGGTTGGTCGAAGCGTAGTCACGCACGTCTGACAATTTTTGTTTCCAGAAAGTTAGGGCCTCGTCCTTATCAACTGGGATTTCATTCCCGTTACTGTACCAGTTGGCAAAGAGGATACCGAGAACGCGACTTCCGTCCGCACCCTGCCAGTACATTTCTGAAAACTGGGAAGTAAACTGCTCATCTTCGAGGACTTGGTTGTCAAATCCAATCGGCTTCACACCACGACCAAAGGCTGCCACGTGAATGCCTGATTTTTGAAGGATTTGGGGAGCTTGTCCCATATTTCCAA of Streptococcus oralis contains these proteins:
- a CDS encoding DUF4767 domain-containing protein produces the protein MKKLLLVLATSMLVLSACHKTTEDGATSPSIPREQQTKETTNYFHYLADSYQKALSHEKESKDTTVQSPMAATVAAMEELELSNPTDQALIMKNYLGFQKLIQYNTEKWEEEFASWASSMGQSYHRLEHANFDEKNELIKKLETTTVSQKSVKWNVFGVSSDNAYAYLILDAYYDKQNKHFYLFTLKDGQAQVLHADKTLETIPTANFEETENTDLARRFKEFLLKTSVTTESEPDTDNSSLIDKIKTAMESYSDSKGERFKSTNLATYGHYYGLAVPDQIMQFGQVDGVNYTFKWYGYSAGSGSGRFEILACYVNEAETEVILFGYKDGNPALLHTEGRPEIDKNESGAIINAQIHFVEFHHPILEQVFN
- a CDS encoding beta-N-acetylhexosaminidase, with the translated sequence MVTFTGLSPKQTQAIDLLTKYISLPDVEVAVAQSDQASISIKGEGGHYQLTYHKPHQLYRTLSLLATALVEGDKVAIEEQAAYEDLAYMADCSRNAVLNVASAKQMIEVLALMGYSTFELYMEDTYQIEGQPYFGYFRGAYSAEELQEIEAYAQQFDMTFVPCIQTLAHLSAFVKWGVKEVQELRDVEDILLIGEEKVYDLIDGMFATLSKLQTRKVNIGMDEAHLVGLGRYLILNGVVDRSLLMCQHLERVLDIADKYGFHCQMWSDMFFKLMSADGQYDRDVKIPEETRVYLDRLKDRVTLVYWDYYQDSEEKYNRNFRNHHKISHDLAFAGGAWKWIGFTPNNHFSRLIALEANKSCRANDIKEVIVTGWGDNGGETAQFSILPSLQIWAELSYRNDLDRLSAHFKTNTGLSVEDFVQIDLANLLPDLPGNLSGINPNRYVFYQDVLCPILDRHMTPEQDKPHFAQAAETLAEIKEKAGNYAYLFETQAQLNQILSSKVDVGRRIRQAYQTNDKESLQEIARQELPKLRSEIEQFHALFSRQWLKENKVFGLDTVDIRMGGLLQRIKRAESRIEAYLAGQIDRIDELEVEILPFTDFYADKDFAATTANQWHTIATASTIYTT
- a CDS encoding ROK family protein, producing the protein MTIATIDIGGTGIKFASLTPDGKILDKTSTPTPENLESLLTWLDQRLAEQDYKGIAMSVPGAVNQETGVIEGISAVPYIHGFSWYEALAHHQLPVHLENDANCVGLSELLAHPEIENAACVVIGTGIGGAMIINGKLHRGRHGLGGEFGYMTTIAPAEKLNNWSQLASTGNMVRYVIEKSGQTDWDGRKIYQEAAAGNALCQEAILRMNRNLAQGLLNIQYLIDPDVISLGGSISQNPDFIQGVKKAVDEFVETYEEYTVAPVIQACTYHADANLYGALVNWLQEENQW
- a CDS encoding alpha-mannosidase; amino-acid sequence: MENVVVHIISHSHWDREWYLPFESHRMQLVELFDNLFDLFENDPEFKSFHLDGQTIVLDDYLEIRPENRDKVQRYIDEGKLKIGPFYILQDDYLISSEANVRNTLIGQAECAKWGKSTQIGYFPDTFGNMGQAPQILQKSGIHVAAFGRGVKPIGFDNQVLEDEQFTSQFSEMYWQGADGSRVLGILFANWYSNGNEIPVDKDEALTFWKQKLSDVRDYASTNQWLMMNGCDHQPVQRNLSEAIRVANELFPDVTFVHSSFDDYIHAVESALPEQLSTVIGELTSQETDGWYTLANTSSSRIYLKQAFQENSNLLEQVVEPLTVITGGHNHKDQLTYAWKVLLQNAPHDSICGCSVDEVHREMETRFAKVNQVGNFVKTNLLNEWKGKIATHEAQSDHLFTVINTGLHDKVDTVSTVIDVATCDFKELHPTEGYKKMAALTLPCYRVEDLEGHAVEAKIEDLGANFEYDLPKDKFRQARIARQVRVTVPVHLAPLSWTTFQLLEGEQEHRDGIYQNGVIDTPFVTVSVDENITVYDKTTHEAYEDVVRFEDRGDIGNEYIYFQPKGTEPIYAELKGYEVLENTARFAKILLKHELTIPVSADEKLDAEQRGIIEFMTREAGRSDELTSILLETEMTVFVDNPQIRFKTRFTNTAKDHRIRLLVKTHNTRPSNDSESIYEVVTRPNKPAASWENPENPQHQQAFVSLYDDEKGVTVANKGLHEYEILGDDTIAVTILRASGELGDWGYFPTPEAQCLREFEVEFALECHQAQERFSAFRRAKAFQTPFTSLQVAKQEGSVAATGSLLSHAALSLPQVCPTAFKVAENEEGYVLRYYNMSQENVRISEHQQTILDLLERPYPVHSGLLAPQEIRTELIKKEDI